Proteins from one Brockia lithotrophica genomic window:
- a CDS encoding Crossover junction endodeoxyribonuclease RuvC, whose amino-acid sequence MRSLVQFRQTDRLFVGARATAFGCVFPRRGTEHVPLGRCGGEKGRPPCLADAVTSTRSELRALPGGPRRSETGTPPRAERGDNSGKKGRAGLLILGIDPGLELLGYGAVRVEGRKLRPHAYGVLSTDGGQRPETRLLELYRSLRRLVEDLAPDEAAVERLYFGRNATSAMAVGEARGIVLLTLAEFGIPVHAYAPGEVKAAVTGYGRAPKGQVQEMVRRLLGLTALPRPDDAADALAVAVAHAHRLATRFRAVEGTGR is encoded by the coding sequence GTGCGATCTCTGGTACAATTTCGGCAGACGGATCGACTTTTCGTAGGCGCGCGGGCCACGGCGTTCGGTTGCGTCTTTCCGAGGAGAGGTACGGAGCACGTCCCCCTCGGCCGGTGCGGCGGGGAGAAGGGCCGTCCTCCGTGCCTTGCGGACGCGGTCACGTCCACCCGGTCGGAGCTACGGGCCTTGCCCGGAGGCCCGCGCCGGAGCGAAACGGGAACGCCCCCGCGTGCGGAGCGAGGGGACAATTCCGGAAAGAAAGGTCGTGCGGGTTTGCTCATCCTCGGCATCGATCCCGGCCTCGAACTCCTGGGTTACGGCGCCGTGCGCGTGGAAGGGCGGAAGCTTCGGCCGCACGCCTACGGCGTGTTGAGCACGGACGGAGGCCAACGGCCGGAGACCCGCCTCCTCGAGCTCTACCGCTCTTTGCGGCGGCTCGTGGAAGACCTCGCACCGGACGAAGCCGCCGTAGAGCGCCTCTACTTCGGCCGCAACGCGACGAGCGCCATGGCCGTAGGGGAAGCCCGCGGCATCGTGCTCCTCACCCTTGCAGAATTCGGGATTCCCGTGCACGCCTACGCACCGGGAGAGGTGAAGGCGGCGGTCACCGGATACGGCCGCGCGCCTAAGGGGCAGGTGCAGGAAATGGTTCGGCGCCTCCTTGGCCTTACCGCCCTTCCGCGACCGGACGACGCCGCAGACGCCCTCGCCGTCGCCGTCGCGCACGCCCATCGCCTCGCGACGCGCTTCCGCGCGGTGGAGGGGACGGGGCGGTGA